The following coding sequences are from one Culex quinquefasciatus strain JHB chromosome 1, VPISU_Cqui_1.0_pri_paternal, whole genome shotgun sequence window:
- the LOC6046148 gene encoding silent chromatin protein ESC1 isoform X1, protein MARLSVWVLAGLALFALAGHELHVNADTPTEYECRPYIEKAIQDLKTGTDATASQEEGEEENVTTEEPTSTESPVDVTSQEEEDNTAAEETSIEEDVPEEAEPLTASEEVQEAIFDNAAEQAEQEDEEATDEEVTGSEEELEDENELTASEEEQEQEATEEATGSEEETENGDDELTASEEEQEQEQEATEEVTGSEEETEDEEEEELTASEEEQELEQEATEEATGSEEETEDEDDEEQLTESEEAAAAASADEEQDDEEQDDEESVTESQEDAPVSEEEDTGTDDDQDDEEDDTEDQEDDDEQTLSGEEEQDEEEDDEETDEEDEQDQDDEEDDTEDQEDDDGQTLSGEEEQDEEEDEEVDDEETDEEDEQDQDDEEDDTEDQEDDDGQTMSGEEEQDEEDDDEETDEEDEEENQDDEDDEEQADEEEASAEQHESDDTDASPEAVDATEASQEQEETEELDAEESTEAVEEVSEELAVEEETTSTEASEQTVSEETELDEPTSEEVVEPSAEETETVETVDSLEASTEPASEEIVAVESAVGEEDSEEAVASEEAAPASEEEPAPVESAEEAEPLPEEDLLLEYEIPTNRRDTSHIYELLNINDESADKEAALHKVADVILRDLKKTYDTAIKPLETLYKYRDLSNRHFGDPEIFSKPLILFMGPWSGGKSTILNYLTKNEYTPNSVRTGAEPSPAYFNILMHGDEPEVLDGTQLAADWTFSGLQKFGQGLLDRLRGQKLPNKLLERVNIVEIPGILEVRKQVSQYFPFNDACQWFIDRADIIFLVYDPSKLDVGPETEAILDQLKGREYQTRILLNKADQVKPEELLRVQGALIWNISPLMSSAQPPVMYTVSLWSNPFETGAPTRLLQAQERSLLLDLGQAIEKRIENKIASARRFAVRVRNHAKMVDCYLTTYYNHKTLFANKKYVSDQIIGNPQQYHIYEGLSTLTNISRYDLPDPESYRDFFQLNPLYEFQKLSETCTYFRGCPINKLDIAIAYDLPELVGKYKKLAEAALEKLQIPSQTTDFGRLKASS, encoded by the exons ATGGCGCGGTTATCGGTGTGGGTCCTCGCAGGACTTGCACTGTTCGCCCTCGCAGGGCACG AACTACACGTAAATGCAGACACACCCACAGAGTACGAGTGCAGGCCGTACATCGAGAAAGCGATACAAGACTTGAAGACTGGAACTG ACGCAACTGCCAGCCAGGAAGAGGGGGAGGAGGAGAACGTAACGACAGAGGAACCCACTAGTACGGAATCACCCGTTGATGTAACGAGCCAGGAAGAGGAGGACAACACTGCCGCCGAGGAGACCAGTATTGAGGAAGACGTTCCAGAGGAGGCCGAACCGCTGACCGCGTCGGAAGAGGTGCAGGAAGCCATCTTCGACAACGCGGCAGAACAGGCCGAACAGGAGGATGAGGAGGCCACCGATGAGGAGGTCACCGGAAGTGAAGAGGAGCTCGAAGATGAG AACGAGTTAACTGCTTCCGAAGAGGAGCAGGAACAGGAGGCCACTGAAGAGGCCACTGGAAGTGAAGAGGAGACTGAAAACGGTGAT GACGAGTTGACTGCTTCGGAGGAGGAACAGGAGCAGGAGCAGGAGGCCACCGAAGAGGTCACCGGAAGTGAAGAGGAGACTGAAGACGAG GAGGAGGAAGAGTTGACTGCTTCCGAAGAGGAGCAGGAGCTGGAACAGGAGGCCACTGAAGAGGCCACCGGAAGTGAAGAGGAGACTGAAGACGAG GACGACGAAGAACAGCTAACCGAAAGCGAggaggctgctgctgctgcgtccGCGGACGAGGAGCAGGACGATGAGGAGCAGGACGACGAGGAGTCTGTAACTGAGAGCCAGGAAGATGCACCAGTCAGTGAGGAGGAGGACACTGGAACTGACGACGACCAAGACGATGAG GAAGACGACACAGAAGATCAAGAAGATGATGACGAACAAACTTTGAGTGGTGAAGAG GAACAAGATGAGGAAGAAGATGACGAAGAGACAGATGAGGAGGACGAGCAAGACCAGGATGATGAG GAAGACGACACAGAAGATCAAGAAGATGATGACGGTCAAACTTTGAGTGGTGAAGAG GAACAAGATGAGGAAGAAGATGAGGAAGTAGATGACGAAGAGACAGATGAGGAGGACGAGCAAGATCAGGATGATGAG GAAGACGATACTGAAGATCAAGAGGATGACGACGGACAAACTATGAGTGGTGAAGAG GAACAAGATGAggaagacgacgacgaagagACAGATGAGGAGGACGAGGAGGAAAACCAGGATGACGAG GACGATGAGGAGCAAGCCGATGAGGAGGAGGCATCTGCTGAACAACACGAGTCCGACGACACTGACGCTAGCCCAGAAGCTGTCGACGCTACCGAGGCTAGCCAGGAGCAGGAAGAAACTGAGGAATTAGACGCGGAGGAGAGCACCGAAGCCGTTGAAGAGGTGTCCGAAGAATTGGCGGTTGAAGAGGAGACGACTTCGACGGAAGCTTCTGAGCAGACGGTGTCTGAGGAAACTGAGCTTGATGAACCAACGAGTGAAGAGGTGGTAGAGCCAAGCGCTGAGGAAACTGAGACTGTGGAAACCGTTGATAGCCTTGAGGCTTCTACTGAGCCGGCTTCCGAAGAAATAGTGGCTGTGGAATCTGCAGTTGGAGAAGAGGATAGCGAAGAGGCTGTAGCGTCCGAAGAAGCAGCACCGGCTTCGGAAGAGGAGCCTGCGCCAGTGGAGAGCGCCGAAGAAGCCGAGCCGCTTCCGGAGGAAGATTTgctactg GAGTACGAAATCCCGACGAACCGTAGAGATACCTCGCACATTTACGAGCTCCTCAATATCAACGATGAGTCCGCGGATAAGGAGGCCGCCCTGCACAAGGTAGCCGATGTTATTCTGCGCGATTTGAAGAAAACCTACGATACGGCCATCAAGCCACTCGAAACGCTGTACAAGTACCGCGACCTCAGCAACCGTCACTTTGGCGATCCGGAAATCTTCTCGAAGCCACTGATCCTGTTTATGGGCCCATGGAGCGGCGGCAAGTCCACCATCCTGAACTATCTCACCAAGAACGAGTACACTCCGAATTCGGTGCGAACTG GTGCTGAACCTTCGCCAGCGTACTTTAACATTCTGATGCACGGTGACGAGCCGGAAGTGCTCGACGGAACCCAGCTGGCTGCCGACTGGACCTTCTCGGGACTGCAAAAGTTCGGCCAGGGTCTGCTGGACCGTCTCCGAGGTCAGAAGCTGCCCAACAAGCTGCTCGAACGG GTCAACATTGTTGAAATTCCCGGCATCCTTGAGGTGCGCAAGCAGGTTTCGCAGTACTTCCCCTTCAACGATGCCTGCCAGTGGTTCATCGATCGGGCTGATATCATCTTCCTGGTGTACGACCCATCCAAGCTCGATGTCGGACCGGAAACCGAAGCCATCCTGGATCAGCTCAAGGGACGCGAGTATCAG ACCCGCATCCTGCTCAACAAGGCCGACCAGGTCAAGCCGGAGGAGCTGCTCCGCGTTCAGGGTGCCCTCATCTGGAACATTTCGCCATTGATGTCGTCCGCCCAGCCGCCGGTCATGTACACCGTGTCCCTGTGGTCCAATCCGTTCGAAACCGGAGCGCCGACCCGTCTGCTGCAGGCGCAGGAGCGGTCCCTGCTGCTCGACCTGGGCCAGGCCATCGAAAAGCGTATCGAAAACAAGATTGCCAGTGCACGTCGTTTCGCT GTGCGTGTCCGCAACCATGCCAAGATGGTCGACTGCTACCTGACGACCTACTACAACCACAAGACGCTGTTCGCGAACAAAAAGTACGTGTCGGACCAGATCATTGGCAACCCGCAGCAGTACCACATCTACGAGGGGCTGTCCACGCTGACGAACATCTCGCGCTACGATCTGCCCGACCCGGAGTCGTACCGTGACTTCTTCCAGCTGAACCCGCTGTACGAGTTCCAGAAGCTGTCGGAGACGTGCACGTACTTCCGCGGCTGTCCGATCAACAAGCTAGACATTGCGATCGCGTACGATCTGCCCGAGCTGGTCGGCAAGTACAAGAAGCTGGCCGAGGCCGCCCTCGAGAAGCTCCAGATCCCGTCGCAGACGACGGACTTTGGACGACTCAAGGCCAGCAGTTGA
- the LOC6046148 gene encoding microtubule-associated protein 1B isoform X12, protein MARLSVWVLAGLALFALAGHELHVNADTPTEYECRPYIEKAIQDLKTGTDATASQEEGEEENVTTEEPTSTESPVDVTSQEEEDNTAAEETSIEEDVPEEAEPLTASEEVQEAIFDNAAEQAEQEDEEATDEEVTGSEEELEDENELTASEEEQEQEATEEATGSEEETENGDDELTASEEEQEQEQEATEEVTGSEEETEDEEEEELTASEEEQELEQEATEEATGSEEETEDEDDEEQADEEEASAEQHESDDTDASPEAVDATEASQEQEETEELDAEESTEAVEEVSEELAVEEETTSTEASEQTVSEETELDEPTSEEVVEPSAEETETVETVDSLEASTEPASEEIVAVESAVGEEDSEEAVASEEAAPASEEEPAPVESAEEAEPLPEEDLLLEYEIPTNRRDTSHIYELLNINDESADKEAALHKVADVILRDLKKTYDTAIKPLETLYKYRDLSNRHFGDPEIFSKPLILFMGPWSGGKSTILNYLTKNEYTPNSVRTGAEPSPAYFNILMHGDEPEVLDGTQLAADWTFSGLQKFGQGLLDRLRGQKLPNKLLERVNIVEIPGILEVRKQVSQYFPFNDACQWFIDRADIIFLVYDPSKLDVGPETEAILDQLKGREYQTRILLNKADQVKPEELLRVQGALIWNISPLMSSAQPPVMYTVSLWSNPFETGAPTRLLQAQERSLLLDLGQAIEKRIENKIASARRFAVRVRNHAKMVDCYLTTYYNHKTLFANKKYVSDQIIGNPQQYHIYEGLSTLTNISRYDLPDPESYRDFFQLNPLYEFQKLSETCTYFRGCPINKLDIAIAYDLPELVGKYKKLAEAALEKLQIPSQTTDFGRLKASS, encoded by the exons ATGGCGCGGTTATCGGTGTGGGTCCTCGCAGGACTTGCACTGTTCGCCCTCGCAGGGCACG AACTACACGTAAATGCAGACACACCCACAGAGTACGAGTGCAGGCCGTACATCGAGAAAGCGATACAAGACTTGAAGACTGGAACTG ACGCAACTGCCAGCCAGGAAGAGGGGGAGGAGGAGAACGTAACGACAGAGGAACCCACTAGTACGGAATCACCCGTTGATGTAACGAGCCAGGAAGAGGAGGACAACACTGCCGCCGAGGAGACCAGTATTGAGGAAGACGTTCCAGAGGAGGCCGAACCGCTGACCGCGTCGGAAGAGGTGCAGGAAGCCATCTTCGACAACGCGGCAGAACAGGCCGAACAGGAGGATGAGGAGGCCACCGATGAGGAGGTCACCGGAAGTGAAGAGGAGCTCGAAGATGAG AACGAGTTAACTGCTTCCGAAGAGGAGCAGGAACAGGAGGCCACTGAAGAGGCCACTGGAAGTGAAGAGGAGACTGAAAACGGTGAT GACGAGTTGACTGCTTCGGAGGAGGAACAGGAGCAGGAGCAGGAGGCCACCGAAGAGGTCACCGGAAGTGAAGAGGAGACTGAAGACGAG GAGGAGGAAGAGTTGACTGCTTCCGAAGAGGAGCAGGAGCTGGAACAGGAGGCCACTGAAGAGGCCACCGGAAGTGAAGAGGAGACTGAAGACGAG GACGATGAGGAGCAAGCCGATGAGGAGGAGGCATCTGCTGAACAACACGAGTCCGACGACACTGACGCTAGCCCAGAAGCTGTCGACGCTACCGAGGCTAGCCAGGAGCAGGAAGAAACTGAGGAATTAGACGCGGAGGAGAGCACCGAAGCCGTTGAAGAGGTGTCCGAAGAATTGGCGGTTGAAGAGGAGACGACTTCGACGGAAGCTTCTGAGCAGACGGTGTCTGAGGAAACTGAGCTTGATGAACCAACGAGTGAAGAGGTGGTAGAGCCAAGCGCTGAGGAAACTGAGACTGTGGAAACCGTTGATAGCCTTGAGGCTTCTACTGAGCCGGCTTCCGAAGAAATAGTGGCTGTGGAATCTGCAGTTGGAGAAGAGGATAGCGAAGAGGCTGTAGCGTCCGAAGAAGCAGCACCGGCTTCGGAAGAGGAGCCTGCGCCAGTGGAGAGCGCCGAAGAAGCCGAGCCGCTTCCGGAGGAAGATTTgctactg GAGTACGAAATCCCGACGAACCGTAGAGATACCTCGCACATTTACGAGCTCCTCAATATCAACGATGAGTCCGCGGATAAGGAGGCCGCCCTGCACAAGGTAGCCGATGTTATTCTGCGCGATTTGAAGAAAACCTACGATACGGCCATCAAGCCACTCGAAACGCTGTACAAGTACCGCGACCTCAGCAACCGTCACTTTGGCGATCCGGAAATCTTCTCGAAGCCACTGATCCTGTTTATGGGCCCATGGAGCGGCGGCAAGTCCACCATCCTGAACTATCTCACCAAGAACGAGTACACTCCGAATTCGGTGCGAACTG GTGCTGAACCTTCGCCAGCGTACTTTAACATTCTGATGCACGGTGACGAGCCGGAAGTGCTCGACGGAACCCAGCTGGCTGCCGACTGGACCTTCTCGGGACTGCAAAAGTTCGGCCAGGGTCTGCTGGACCGTCTCCGAGGTCAGAAGCTGCCCAACAAGCTGCTCGAACGG GTCAACATTGTTGAAATTCCCGGCATCCTTGAGGTGCGCAAGCAGGTTTCGCAGTACTTCCCCTTCAACGATGCCTGCCAGTGGTTCATCGATCGGGCTGATATCATCTTCCTGGTGTACGACCCATCCAAGCTCGATGTCGGACCGGAAACCGAAGCCATCCTGGATCAGCTCAAGGGACGCGAGTATCAG ACCCGCATCCTGCTCAACAAGGCCGACCAGGTCAAGCCGGAGGAGCTGCTCCGCGTTCAGGGTGCCCTCATCTGGAACATTTCGCCATTGATGTCGTCCGCCCAGCCGCCGGTCATGTACACCGTGTCCCTGTGGTCCAATCCGTTCGAAACCGGAGCGCCGACCCGTCTGCTGCAGGCGCAGGAGCGGTCCCTGCTGCTCGACCTGGGCCAGGCCATCGAAAAGCGTATCGAAAACAAGATTGCCAGTGCACGTCGTTTCGCT GTGCGTGTCCGCAACCATGCCAAGATGGTCGACTGCTACCTGACGACCTACTACAACCACAAGACGCTGTTCGCGAACAAAAAGTACGTGTCGGACCAGATCATTGGCAACCCGCAGCAGTACCACATCTACGAGGGGCTGTCCACGCTGACGAACATCTCGCGCTACGATCTGCCCGACCCGGAGTCGTACCGTGACTTCTTCCAGCTGAACCCGCTGTACGAGTTCCAGAAGCTGTCGGAGACGTGCACGTACTTCCGCGGCTGTCCGATCAACAAGCTAGACATTGCGATCGCGTACGATCTGCCCGAGCTGGTCGGCAAGTACAAGAAGCTGGCCGAGGCCGCCCTCGAGAAGCTCCAGATCCCGTCGCAGACGACGGACTTTGGACGACTCAAGGCCAGCAGTTGA
- the LOC6046148 gene encoding probable serine/threonine-protein kinase kinX isoform X4 yields the protein MARLSVWVLAGLALFALAGHELHVNADTPTEYECRPYIEKAIQDLKTGTDATASQEEGEEENVTTEEPTSTESPVDVTSQEEEDNTAAEETSIEEDVPEEAEPLTASEEVQEAIFDNAAEQAEQEDEEATDEEVTGSEEELEDENELTASEEEQEQEATEEATGSEEETENGDDELTASEEEQEQEQEATEEVTGSEEETEDEEEEELTASEEEQELEQEATEEATGSEEETEDEDDEEQLTESEEAAAAASADEEQDDEEQDDEESVTESQEDAPVSEEEDTGTDDDQDDEEDDTEDQEDDDEQTLSGEEEQDEEEDDEETDEEDEQDQDDEEDDTEDQEDDDGQTLSGEEEQDEEEDEEVDDEETDEEDEQDQDDEDDEEQADEEEASAEQHESDDTDASPEAVDATEASQEQEETEELDAEESTEAVEEVSEELAVEEETTSTEASEQTVSEETELDEPTSEEVVEPSAEETETVETVDSLEASTEPASEEIVAVESAVGEEDSEEAVASEEAAPASEEEPAPVESAEEAEPLPEEDLLLEYEIPTNRRDTSHIYELLNINDESADKEAALHKVADVILRDLKKTYDTAIKPLETLYKYRDLSNRHFGDPEIFSKPLILFMGPWSGGKSTILNYLTKNEYTPNSVRTGAEPSPAYFNILMHGDEPEVLDGTQLAADWTFSGLQKFGQGLLDRLRGQKLPNKLLERVNIVEIPGILEVRKQVSQYFPFNDACQWFIDRADIIFLVYDPSKLDVGPETEAILDQLKGREYQTRILLNKADQVKPEELLRVQGALIWNISPLMSSAQPPVMYTVSLWSNPFETGAPTRLLQAQERSLLLDLGQAIEKRIENKIASARRFAVRVRNHAKMVDCYLTTYYNHKTLFANKKYVSDQIIGNPQQYHIYEGLSTLTNISRYDLPDPESYRDFFQLNPLYEFQKLSETCTYFRGCPINKLDIAIAYDLPELVGKYKKLAEAALEKLQIPSQTTDFGRLKASS from the exons ATGGCGCGGTTATCGGTGTGGGTCCTCGCAGGACTTGCACTGTTCGCCCTCGCAGGGCACG AACTACACGTAAATGCAGACACACCCACAGAGTACGAGTGCAGGCCGTACATCGAGAAAGCGATACAAGACTTGAAGACTGGAACTG ACGCAACTGCCAGCCAGGAAGAGGGGGAGGAGGAGAACGTAACGACAGAGGAACCCACTAGTACGGAATCACCCGTTGATGTAACGAGCCAGGAAGAGGAGGACAACACTGCCGCCGAGGAGACCAGTATTGAGGAAGACGTTCCAGAGGAGGCCGAACCGCTGACCGCGTCGGAAGAGGTGCAGGAAGCCATCTTCGACAACGCGGCAGAACAGGCCGAACAGGAGGATGAGGAGGCCACCGATGAGGAGGTCACCGGAAGTGAAGAGGAGCTCGAAGATGAG AACGAGTTAACTGCTTCCGAAGAGGAGCAGGAACAGGAGGCCACTGAAGAGGCCACTGGAAGTGAAGAGGAGACTGAAAACGGTGAT GACGAGTTGACTGCTTCGGAGGAGGAACAGGAGCAGGAGCAGGAGGCCACCGAAGAGGTCACCGGAAGTGAAGAGGAGACTGAAGACGAG GAGGAGGAAGAGTTGACTGCTTCCGAAGAGGAGCAGGAGCTGGAACAGGAGGCCACTGAAGAGGCCACCGGAAGTGAAGAGGAGACTGAAGACGAG GACGACGAAGAACAGCTAACCGAAAGCGAggaggctgctgctgctgcgtccGCGGACGAGGAGCAGGACGATGAGGAGCAGGACGACGAGGAGTCTGTAACTGAGAGCCAGGAAGATGCACCAGTCAGTGAGGAGGAGGACACTGGAACTGACGACGACCAAGACGATGAG GAAGACGACACAGAAGATCAAGAAGATGATGACGAACAAACTTTGAGTGGTGAAGAG GAACAAGATGAGGAAGAAGATGACGAAGAGACAGATGAGGAGGACGAGCAAGACCAGGATGATGAG GAAGACGACACAGAAGATCAAGAAGATGATGACGGTCAAACTTTGAGTGGTGAAGAG GAACAAGATGAGGAAGAAGATGAGGAAGTAGATGACGAAGAGACAGATGAGGAGGACGAGCAAGATCAGGATGATGAG GACGATGAGGAGCAAGCCGATGAGGAGGAGGCATCTGCTGAACAACACGAGTCCGACGACACTGACGCTAGCCCAGAAGCTGTCGACGCTACCGAGGCTAGCCAGGAGCAGGAAGAAACTGAGGAATTAGACGCGGAGGAGAGCACCGAAGCCGTTGAAGAGGTGTCCGAAGAATTGGCGGTTGAAGAGGAGACGACTTCGACGGAAGCTTCTGAGCAGACGGTGTCTGAGGAAACTGAGCTTGATGAACCAACGAGTGAAGAGGTGGTAGAGCCAAGCGCTGAGGAAACTGAGACTGTGGAAACCGTTGATAGCCTTGAGGCTTCTACTGAGCCGGCTTCCGAAGAAATAGTGGCTGTGGAATCTGCAGTTGGAGAAGAGGATAGCGAAGAGGCTGTAGCGTCCGAAGAAGCAGCACCGGCTTCGGAAGAGGAGCCTGCGCCAGTGGAGAGCGCCGAAGAAGCCGAGCCGCTTCCGGAGGAAGATTTgctactg GAGTACGAAATCCCGACGAACCGTAGAGATACCTCGCACATTTACGAGCTCCTCAATATCAACGATGAGTCCGCGGATAAGGAGGCCGCCCTGCACAAGGTAGCCGATGTTATTCTGCGCGATTTGAAGAAAACCTACGATACGGCCATCAAGCCACTCGAAACGCTGTACAAGTACCGCGACCTCAGCAACCGTCACTTTGGCGATCCGGAAATCTTCTCGAAGCCACTGATCCTGTTTATGGGCCCATGGAGCGGCGGCAAGTCCACCATCCTGAACTATCTCACCAAGAACGAGTACACTCCGAATTCGGTGCGAACTG GTGCTGAACCTTCGCCAGCGTACTTTAACATTCTGATGCACGGTGACGAGCCGGAAGTGCTCGACGGAACCCAGCTGGCTGCCGACTGGACCTTCTCGGGACTGCAAAAGTTCGGCCAGGGTCTGCTGGACCGTCTCCGAGGTCAGAAGCTGCCCAACAAGCTGCTCGAACGG GTCAACATTGTTGAAATTCCCGGCATCCTTGAGGTGCGCAAGCAGGTTTCGCAGTACTTCCCCTTCAACGATGCCTGCCAGTGGTTCATCGATCGGGCTGATATCATCTTCCTGGTGTACGACCCATCCAAGCTCGATGTCGGACCGGAAACCGAAGCCATCCTGGATCAGCTCAAGGGACGCGAGTATCAG ACCCGCATCCTGCTCAACAAGGCCGACCAGGTCAAGCCGGAGGAGCTGCTCCGCGTTCAGGGTGCCCTCATCTGGAACATTTCGCCATTGATGTCGTCCGCCCAGCCGCCGGTCATGTACACCGTGTCCCTGTGGTCCAATCCGTTCGAAACCGGAGCGCCGACCCGTCTGCTGCAGGCGCAGGAGCGGTCCCTGCTGCTCGACCTGGGCCAGGCCATCGAAAAGCGTATCGAAAACAAGATTGCCAGTGCACGTCGTTTCGCT GTGCGTGTCCGCAACCATGCCAAGATGGTCGACTGCTACCTGACGACCTACTACAACCACAAGACGCTGTTCGCGAACAAAAAGTACGTGTCGGACCAGATCATTGGCAACCCGCAGCAGTACCACATCTACGAGGGGCTGTCCACGCTGACGAACATCTCGCGCTACGATCTGCCCGACCCGGAGTCGTACCGTGACTTCTTCCAGCTGAACCCGCTGTACGAGTTCCAGAAGCTGTCGGAGACGTGCACGTACTTCCGCGGCTGTCCGATCAACAAGCTAGACATTGCGATCGCGTACGATCTGCCCGAGCTGGTCGGCAAGTACAAGAAGCTGGCCGAGGCCGCCCTCGAGAAGCTCCAGATCCCGTCGCAGACGACGGACTTTGGACGACTCAAGGCCAGCAGTTGA